A stretch of Nocardia fluminea DNA encodes these proteins:
- a CDS encoding MFS transporter, producing the protein MQVVSKTAAPAATGLRRVLVVLCVTEITSWGILFYAFPVLLGSIATDTGWSATALTGVFSAGQLLTALTGIFVGRRLDRHGPRVVMTAGSMLAVASLIIVATAQTLMMFLLGWALVGVSMGAVLYPPAFAALTRWYGPDRVKALTVLSLAGGLASTVFAPLTAALASRLDWRATYLVLAVILAAVTVPGHWFGLRLPWPDRPDAETEHVHLGDPGTIARSRPFLALAFALSITGFASFAVVVTLVPLMTERGISTATAAIALGLGGVGQVVSRIGYSAFAARTSVRTRTAVILVAIAATTMLLGIFTTAAALTVAAVLSGMARGVFTLLQATAITDRWGSTHYGQLTGLLSAPMTITVASAPFAATALASGLGGYPGTFSILGIAAAAAAALSLTTIPKPSRKEHHS; encoded by the coding sequence ATGCAGGTTGTTTCGAAAACAGCGGCACCCGCCGCGACCGGGTTGCGGCGGGTGCTGGTGGTCTTGTGCGTCACCGAGATCACCAGCTGGGGAATCCTGTTCTACGCCTTCCCGGTCCTACTCGGTTCCATCGCCACCGACACCGGCTGGTCGGCCACCGCATTGACCGGGGTGTTCTCGGCCGGGCAGTTGCTCACCGCGCTGACCGGGATCTTCGTCGGTCGCCGACTGGACCGACACGGACCACGGGTGGTGATGACCGCAGGCTCGATGCTCGCGGTCGCGTCACTGATCATCGTGGCTACCGCCCAGACCTTGATGATGTTTCTGCTCGGCTGGGCCCTGGTCGGAGTCTCGATGGGTGCGGTGCTGTACCCACCGGCGTTCGCGGCGCTGACTCGCTGGTACGGGCCCGACCGGGTGAAGGCACTGACGGTACTGTCCCTCGCCGGCGGACTCGCCTCAACGGTGTTCGCACCGCTGACCGCCGCACTGGCGTCCCGGTTGGACTGGCGTGCAACCTATTTGGTGCTCGCGGTGATCCTCGCGGCCGTGACCGTTCCGGGACACTGGTTCGGATTGCGATTGCCCTGGCCGGACCGACCCGACGCCGAAACCGAGCACGTCCATCTCGGCGATCCCGGCACGATCGCGCGCAGTCGACCGTTCCTCGCACTGGCTTTCGCGTTGAGCATCACCGGGTTCGCCTCGTTCGCGGTCGTGGTCACTCTCGTGCCGTTGATGACCGAACGCGGAATCTCCACCGCCACCGCCGCGATCGCCCTCGGCCTCGGCGGTGTGGGGCAAGTCGTCAGCCGGATCGGCTACAGCGCGTTCGCCGCCCGGACCAGCGTCCGCACCCGCACCGCCGTGATCCTGGTCGCGATCGCAGCCACCACGATGCTGCTCGGAATCTTCACCACCGCAGCAGCACTGACCGTCGCGGCCGTGCTGTCGGGCATGGCACGCGGGGTCTTCACCTTGCTCCAAGCCACCGCGATCACCGACCGCTGGGGCTCCACCCACTACGGGCAACTCACCGGACTGCTTTCAGCACCGATGACCATCACCGTGGCATCGGCACCGTTCGCCGCCACCGCCCTGGCCTCGGGCCTGGGCGGCTACCCGGGCACCTTCTCGATCCTGGGCATCGCCGCCGCAGCCGCAGCGGCCCTGTCACTGACCACCATCCCGAAACCCTCACGGAAAGAACATCACTCGTGA
- a CDS encoding NAD(P)-binding domain-containing protein gives MNALPVVVVGAGPVGLAAAAELTRRELPFLLLERGEHAGAAVAQWHHVRVFSRWAELIAPAARPLLDAQGWTEPDLEGYPTGAEWVENYLRPLGEAFGDAVRFGTEVTGVARRGRDRVVDAGRDTEPLTVHVRTADGREERISARAVIDTSGTWTAPNPLGGDGLPAIGETGAAQHISYQIPNLTDLDIAARHAGHHVVVAGSGHSALTALIVLADLAAEHPDTRITWLLRRGVIGSTFGGGQADELPARGALGLRAQAAVEAGHISVVTGFRTETVERNDNGQLTLIPAEGDPITDIDEVIVLTGFRPDLSWLSEIRLDLDATLQAPTQLAPLIDPNAHSCGTVYPHGVKELSHPEPGVFLAGMKSYGRAPTFLAMTGYEQVRSIVAALAGDHEAAERVELTLPDTGVCGGSGLFDAPAEESADGCCAAPAAVQELPLSVPTAIRELPLTTSPVR, from the coding sequence ATGAACGCCCTGCCCGTTGTTGTCGTCGGAGCTGGCCCGGTCGGTCTGGCCGCCGCCGCCGAACTCACCCGCCGCGAACTGCCGTTCCTGCTGCTCGAACGCGGTGAGCATGCCGGTGCCGCCGTCGCGCAGTGGCATCACGTGCGCGTGTTCTCCCGCTGGGCCGAGCTGATCGCCCCCGCCGCACGCCCCCTACTCGACGCGCAGGGCTGGACCGAACCCGATCTCGAGGGCTACCCGACCGGTGCGGAGTGGGTCGAGAACTACCTGCGGCCCCTCGGTGAAGCGTTCGGCGACGCTGTTCGGTTCGGCACCGAAGTGACCGGTGTGGCGCGCCGTGGCCGCGACCGCGTCGTCGACGCCGGACGCGACACCGAACCGCTGACCGTGCATGTCCGCACTGCCGACGGTCGCGAGGAGCGGATCTCTGCCCGCGCGGTCATCGACACCTCCGGTACATGGACCGCACCGAACCCGCTCGGCGGCGACGGGCTGCCAGCTATCGGCGAAACTGGTGCGGCACAACACATCTCCTACCAAATACCCAACCTCACCGACCTCGACATCGCCGCCCGCCACGCCGGTCACCACGTCGTCGTCGCCGGGAGCGGGCACTCCGCGCTCACCGCGCTGATCGTGCTCGCCGACCTTGCTGCCGAGCACCCCGACACTCGTATCACCTGGCTCCTGCGTCGCGGTGTGATCGGATCGACCTTCGGCGGCGGGCAAGCCGACGAACTGCCCGCTCGCGGCGCACTCGGACTGCGCGCGCAAGCCGCCGTCGAAGCCGGACACATCTCCGTGGTCACCGGATTCCGTACCGAGACCGTCGAACGCAACGACAACGGCCAGCTCACACTGATCCCCGCCGAAGGCGACCCGATCACCGACATCGACGAAGTCATCGTGTTGACCGGATTCCGCCCGGACCTGTCGTGGCTCTCGGAGATCCGCCTCGATCTCGATGCGACCTTGCAGGCGCCGACTCAGCTGGCGCCGCTGATCGACCCGAACGCCCACTCGTGTGGCACCGTCTACCCGCACGGAGTCAAGGAACTGTCACACCCCGAGCCCGGCGTGTTCCTGGCCGGGATGAAGAGTTACGGCCGCGCACCGACGTTCTTGGCGATGACCGGCTATGAGCAGGTTCGCTCTATCGTCGCTGCCCTCGCTGGTGACCACGAAGCCGCCGAACGGGTGGAGCTGACCTTGCCCGACACCGGTGTTTGCGGCGGATCGGGCCTGTTCGACGCTCCCGCTGAAGAATCTGCGGACGGGTGCTGCGCGGCCCCGGCCGCGGTGCAGGAGTTGCCCCTGAGCGTGCCGACCGCAATCCGGGAACTGCCCCTGACCACCTCGCCTGTGCGCTGA
- a CDS encoding helix-turn-helix domain-containing GNAT family N-acetyltransferase — MPIALPQAQVLPTGEATTYAEWFACLAEPVRVRLLHAVATTPKGITVGALTEILGTSQSTTSHHVRKLADVGFVRLHKEGTATIVTVNEACCAGLPHTADAVMGLLAPRPCCPADLPVDVTVRALEPSDWADVRRIYGEGIATGIATFETEVPTRAHLDKHWLPGHRWVAELDGQIVGWTAASAVSSRECYAGVAETSVYVADSHRGRGVGKALLHKQVLAADDDDLWTLQTSIFTDNRASLALHHSAGYRTVGVRERIAQRDGVWRDTVLLERRSSVR, encoded by the coding sequence ATGCCCATCGCCCTGCCCCAAGCCCAGGTCCTGCCTACCGGCGAGGCCACCACCTACGCCGAATGGTTCGCCTGCCTGGCCGAACCGGTACGAGTGCGATTGCTCCATGCCGTGGCGACCACCCCGAAAGGCATCACGGTCGGCGCGCTGACCGAGATCCTGGGCACCAGCCAGTCCACGACCTCCCACCACGTCCGAAAGCTCGCCGACGTCGGTTTCGTGCGCCTGCACAAGGAGGGCACCGCCACCATCGTCACCGTCAACGAAGCCTGCTGCGCCGGGCTCCCGCACACCGCCGATGCCGTAATGGGCCTGCTCGCCCCGCGCCCGTGCTGCCCCGCCGACCTGCCCGTCGACGTCACCGTCCGCGCCCTGGAACCCAGTGATTGGGCTGACGTGCGGCGTATCTACGGCGAGGGCATCGCCACCGGGATCGCGACGTTCGAGACCGAAGTCCCGACCCGCGCGCATCTGGACAAGCACTGGCTGCCTGGACACCGTTGGGTCGCCGAGCTCGACGGACAGATCGTGGGCTGGACCGCCGCCAGCGCGGTGTCTAGCCGCGAGTGCTATGCCGGGGTTGCCGAGACCTCGGTCTATGTCGCGGACTCCCATCGCGGGCGCGGCGTCGGCAAAGCCTTGCTGCACAAGCAGGTCCTCGCTGCCGATGACGACGACTTGTGGACGTTGCAGACCTCGATCTTCACCGACAACCGCGCCTCACTCGCCCTGCATCACAGCGCCGGGTACCGCACCGTCGGCGTGCGCGAACGCATCGCCCAACGAGACGGCGTCTGGCGCGACACGGTCTTGCTCGAGCGCCGCTCCTCGGTCCGGTAG
- a CDS encoding ArsR/SmtB family transcription factor encodes MSKSKLVVTPVQACSAAPLVREPLTEPHATELASVFKALSDPVRLRLLSAIASRESQEACVCDLSVGIELTQPTISHHLKVLREAGLINSERRASWVYYRVVPAALQRLSEVLLVESGTTQGVNT; translated from the coding sequence ATGTCGAAGTCGAAGTTGGTGGTGACGCCCGTGCAGGCGTGCTCCGCCGCGCCCCTGGTGCGCGAGCCCCTGACCGAACCCCACGCCACCGAACTCGCGAGCGTGTTCAAGGCACTCTCCGATCCCGTCCGGTTGCGACTACTGAGCGCGATCGCCTCGCGCGAGAGCCAAGAAGCCTGCGTGTGTGACCTGTCGGTCGGGATCGAGCTGACCCAGCCCACGATCTCGCACCACCTCAAAGTGCTGCGCGAAGCCGGACTGATCAACAGCGAACGCCGCGCCTCCTGGGTGTACTACCGGGTGGTCCCCGCAGCCCTGCAAAGACTCTCCGAAGTCCTGCTCGTCGAGAGCGGCACCACCCAGGGAGTCAACACATGA
- the arsB gene encoding ACR3 family arsenite efflux transporter, whose amino-acid sequence MSATTTDHPAVVGKLSTLDRFLPVWIGIAMAAGLLLGRMIPGLGDTLSAVEIDGISLPIAIGLLIMMYPVLAKVRYDRLDSVTGDRKLLISSLVLNWVLGPALMFALAWLFLPDLPEYRTGLIIVGLARCIAMVIIWNDLACGDREAAAVLVALNSIFQVFMFAVLGWFYLSILPGWLGLEQTTIDVSPWQIAKSVLIFLGIPLLAGFLTRRLGERAKGRDWYESKFLPKIGPWALYGLLFTIVILFALQGDQITSHPVDVVRMAIPLLAYFAIMWGGGYAMGAALGLGYERTTTLAFTAAGNNFELAIAVAIATYGVTSGQALAGVVGPLIEVPVLVGLVYVSLALRKRFRPTTTADAATEGVAPR is encoded by the coding sequence ATGAGCGCGACCACCACCGACCACCCCGCCGTCGTCGGCAAACTGTCCACCCTCGACCGATTCCTGCCGGTCTGGATCGGCATCGCGATGGCCGCCGGACTACTACTCGGACGCATGATCCCCGGCCTCGGCGACACCTTGTCGGCCGTGGAGATCGACGGCATCTCGCTGCCGATCGCGATCGGGCTGCTGATCATGATGTATCCGGTGCTGGCCAAGGTCCGCTACGACCGCCTCGACTCCGTCACCGGCGACCGCAAACTCCTGATCAGCTCCCTGGTCCTGAACTGGGTCCTCGGCCCGGCCCTGATGTTCGCCCTGGCCTGGCTGTTCCTGCCCGACCTCCCGGAGTACCGGACCGGGCTGATCATCGTCGGCCTCGCGCGCTGCATCGCGATGGTCATCATCTGGAACGACCTGGCCTGCGGCGACCGCGAAGCCGCCGCCGTCCTGGTCGCGCTGAACTCGATCTTCCAGGTCTTCATGTTCGCTGTCCTCGGCTGGTTCTACCTCTCGATCCTGCCCGGCTGGCTGGGCCTGGAACAAACCACCATCGACGTCTCCCCCTGGCAGATCGCGAAATCGGTGCTGATCTTCCTCGGCATCCCGCTGCTGGCAGGGTTTTTGACCCGACGCCTGGGCGAACGCGCCAAGGGCCGCGACTGGTACGAGTCGAAGTTCCTGCCGAAGATCGGGCCGTGGGCGCTCTACGGGCTGCTGTTCACCATCGTGATCCTGTTCGCTCTGCAAGGCGACCAGATCACCTCCCATCCGGTCGACGTCGTGCGCATGGCGATCCCGCTGCTGGCCTACTTCGCGATCATGTGGGGCGGCGGCTACGCCATGGGCGCGGCCCTGGGCCTGGGCTATGAACGCACCACCACCCTCGCCTTCACCGCTGCGGGCAACAACTTCGAGCTGGCCATCGCCGTAGCGATCGCCACCTACGGGGTCACCTCCGGCCAAGCTCTCGCGGGGGTCGTCGGCCCGCTCATCGAAGTCCCCGTCCTGGTCGGGTTGGTCTATGTCTCCCTCGCGCTACGCAAGCGATTCCGACCCACGACCACTGCAGACGCCGCTACCGAAGGGGTGGCGCCGCGGTGA
- a CDS encoding arsenate-mycothiol transferase ArsC, translated as MSTPPSVLFVCVKNGGKSQMAAGLMRAVADDRVEIHSAGTKPGTSVNALSAQSLLEVGVDIRAEVPKPIDPVLLRSVDLVVTLGSEAHVEPVEGVRIINWDTDEPSERGIDGIERMRLVRDDIAARVRHLLAELDLPAN; from the coding sequence GTGAGCACACCACCGTCCGTGCTGTTCGTGTGCGTCAAGAACGGCGGTAAATCCCAGATGGCCGCCGGTTTGATGCGCGCCGTCGCCGATGATCGGGTCGAGATCCATTCCGCTGGAACCAAACCCGGCACCTCGGTCAACGCCCTGTCGGCGCAGTCGTTGCTCGAGGTCGGCGTCGACATCCGCGCCGAGGTCCCGAAACCGATCGATCCGGTGCTTCTTCGCTCGGTCGACCTGGTCGTCACGCTCGGCAGTGAAGCCCACGTCGAACCGGTCGAGGGTGTGCGAATCATCAACTGGGACACCGACGAACCCTCCGAACGCGGCATCGACGGTATCGAACGCATGCGCCTGGTCCGCGACGACATCGCCGCCCGCGTCCGACACCTGCTCGCTGAACTCGACCTCCCAGCCAACTGA
- a CDS encoding arsenate reductase ArsC, translating into MSTKPSVLFVCVHNAGRSQMAAGFLDHLAGDAIEVRSAGSAPAETINPAAVEAMAELGIDISDQTPKILTYDAVETSDVVITMGCGDTCPSFPGVSYRDWVLEDPAGKGVDSVRPIRDEIKTRVEALVTELVSTRA; encoded by the coding sequence ATGAGCACCAAGCCCAGCGTGTTGTTCGTCTGCGTCCACAACGCCGGACGCTCCCAGATGGCCGCCGGATTCCTCGACCACCTCGCCGGTGACGCCATCGAGGTCCGCTCTGCGGGCAGCGCACCCGCCGAGACGATCAACCCTGCCGCCGTCGAGGCGATGGCCGAACTCGGCATCGACATCTCCGACCAGACCCCGAAGATCCTGACCTACGACGCCGTGGAAACCTCCGACGTCGTGATCACCATGGGCTGCGGCGACACCTGCCCGTCGTTCCCGGGCGTCAGCTACCGCGATTGGGTCCTGGAAGACCCTGCGGGCAAGGGTGTTGACTCGGTCCGGCCGATCCGCGACGAGATCAAGACCCGCGTCGAAGCCCTCGTCACGGAATTGGTGTCGACCCGAGCCTGA
- a CDS encoding YnfA family protein — MTVARSILLFVLAAIAEIGGAWLVWQGVREHRGWAWIGAGVIALGVYGFVATLQPDANFGRILAAYGGVFVAGSLLWGMALDGFRPDRWDVIGAVICLVGVAVIMYAPRAA, encoded by the coding sequence ATGACCGTGGCGCGCTCGATCCTGTTGTTCGTCCTGGCTGCGATCGCCGAGATAGGCGGGGCTTGGCTGGTCTGGCAAGGCGTGCGTGAACATCGCGGGTGGGCGTGGATCGGTGCCGGTGTAATCGCCTTGGGTGTTTACGGATTCGTCGCGACGTTGCAGCCCGACGCCAACTTCGGGCGCATCCTCGCCGCCTACGGCGGAGTGTTCGTTGCCGGTTCGCTGCTGTGGGGGATGGCGCTGGACGGGTTCCGCCCCGACCGGTGGGACGTGATCGGCGCAGTGATCTGCCTGGTCGGCGTAGCGGTCATCATGTACGCGCCTCGGGCGGCTTGA
- a CDS encoding MerR family transcriptional regulator, whose amino-acid sequence MTAGMRTSELAAAAGVNAQTLRYYERRGLLAEPNRSLGGHRLYSEQAVSVLRVIKAAQRLGFTLDEVAELLAATQLGSRRRADAGLQARAAAKLAEVDAKLAELTAVRDTLRAALAAGCDDLLVCSEIANCPVPFDDGVRKSSTGGSGCGC is encoded by the coding sequence ATGACCGCCGGAATGCGCACCAGCGAGCTCGCCGCGGCTGCCGGTGTGAACGCGCAGACTCTGCGCTACTACGAGCGGCGCGGGTTGCTGGCCGAGCCGAACCGCTCCCTGGGCGGACATCGGCTCTACTCCGAGCAGGCCGTCAGTGTGCTACGGGTGATCAAGGCTGCCCAGCGCCTCGGCTTCACACTCGACGAGGTCGCCGAATTGCTGGCCGCCACGCAGCTCGGCTCCCGGCGTCGCGCCGATGCCGGGTTGCAAGCCCGCGCGGCGGCGAAATTGGCCGAGGTCGACGCGAAGCTCGCCGAGCTGACCGCAGTGCGCGACACGCTACGCGCGGCCCTCGCCGCAGGTTGTGACGACCTGCTCGTATGCAGCGAAATCGCCAACTGCCCAGTCCCTTTCGATGACGGCGTCCGGAAATCGAGCACTGGAGGTAGCGGCTGTGGCTGCTGA